The following is a genomic window from Opitutus sp. ER46.
TACACCGACGCCGAACTCGCACCGTGGTGCCGTGCTCTCACCCGCGTCTCCCGTCGGGGCATCCCCGCGTACGTCTATTTCAACAACGACCTCAACACGCGGGCGCCCCAGAACGCCGAGCGCCTGATGGAGATGCTCGGCGAACGCGCCCTCCCTCCGATCCCGCAATCCCCGTCCGCGCCAGCCATCACTCCTGCGGCCGCCATCGAGCCGTCGCGACCGTCTCGCCGTCGCGCCCCCAGGGCCACCGCCACCCAACGCCGTCCGGCGCGGTCACGGCGCTCCCCCACGCCGTCCCACGCGGCGGTCCTACGCTCCCGCACGCCGCACGGCCGGCCTGTTTTTGCCCAGCCTTCCGTGCGTATCCCCTCTCCGGCGACACGCCGCGCCCGCGTGCCCGCGGCCTCGCCCCGCCTGCACCCCGCCTGAGCTCTGCCGACGCACGCCAACGCTCCGCCAGCTCACCGACTGCGCGGTCATGCCCCCTCCGCGTACTCCACGTGGCACCGCGATCCCGCCATCGCCGGCGTGTGAGCGATTGCCTCGACCGGGCCGCAGTCCCAGCGTGGCGCAGTGTCCGGCTCCAGCGTCACACCTGCCTCCCGTGCCCCATCGCGATCCCGCCTGCTCTGGCCGCTCCTCGGCGGGCTCGGGTTTGTCCTCGTTCTCGCCGTCGTCTACCAGGCGGTGTGGTCCGCCGGTTTCATCTGGGATGACGAGTCCCACCTGACGGAGAACCCGTGCATCATTGGTCCACTCGGGCTGCGCGAGGTCTGGACCAGCGCCTCGGCGAACTACTTCCCGCTGGTCCTGACCCATCTCTGGGTGCAGCACGCGATCTGGGGGCTCCAGCCGCTTCCGTATCACCTCGCCAGTCTCCTGCTTCACGCCCTCAGCGCTTTCCTGCTCGCTCGCGTCCTGCTGCGCCTGCGGGTGCCGGGCGCCTGGCTTGGCGCCGCCTTGTGGGCGTTCCACCCGATCGCCGTCGAATCGGTGGCGTGGATCTCGGAGCTGAAGAACACCCAGTCCGCGGTATTTTACCTGCTGGCAGCCCTCGCCTACCTGCGCTGGCTCGACGCCACCGAGCCCGGCGCCCGCCGTCGCGCCTACGCGCTCACCGTCCTAAGCTTCGCCGCCGCCCTGCTCAGCAAGCCGTCCACGGTCATGTTGCCCGCCGCGCTTCTGCTCTGCGCGTACGCCCGCGACCGCCGCACATCCTGGCGCAACGTCGCCTGGCTCCTGCCGCTCTTCGCCCTGGCGGCACTGGCTTCGGGCTGGACCGTCTGGGAGCAAAAGTACCACTCCTTCGCCGCCGGCCCCGAGTGGGCGCTCACGCCGCTTCAGCGTGCGGCGATTGCGGGCAAGGCCGTCTGGTTCTACCTCGGCAAACTCGCCTGGCCCGAGCCGCTGATGTTCGTCTATCCGCGGTGGCAGCCCGCCGCCGACCCGCTTGCGCTCCTGCCTTTGCTCGGCGCCATCGCACTGCCGCTGGCGCTGGCCGCGCTCCGTCATCCCGTCGCCCGCGCCGCCATCTGGGCCTACGGCTACTTTGTCCTGCTGCTGTTTCCCGTCCTCGGCTTCTTCGACGTTTACTACTTCCGCTATTCCTTCGTCGCGGATCATTTTCAGTACCTCGCCAGCATGGGGCCACTCGCCCTGGCCGGCGCCGGCATCGTCACGGTTGGCCGGCATGTTGCCGGCTTCGGTCGCGCCGCCGTCGTCGTCGCGACGGCACTGGTCCTTATCATGCTCGCCACGCTGACGTGGCGGCATGCGTGGACGTTCTCCACCCCGACGACCCTCTGGCGCGCCACGCAGGAGCGAAACCCAAACTGCTGGATCGCTGAGTCGATCCTCGGCAATGACGCGCGCGATGCCGGGCGGCTCGACGACGCACTGCAGATGCACCGCCACGCGCTGGCCCTCGATCCGTACGCCCATGAGGCGTACTACAATCTCGGGCTCACCTTGGTGAAACTCGGCCGCACCGAGGAGGCGATCGCCCAATACCAACGCGCGCTCGCGATCAAACCCAACTTCCACGAGGCGGAACATAACTTGGGCGTCGCCCTCGCCACTGCCGGTCGCCCAGCCGAGGCAATTCCCCACTATCGTCAGGCGTTGCGCTTCAAGCCACTGGCGGAGTCGCACTACATGCTTGCTCTCTCGCTGACGCTCACCGGTGCCGGCGACGAAGCGATCGCGCACTACCAGCAGGCACTGCAACTGCGCCCAAATTACCGTTCTGTGCATTATGCGCTCGGCCGCACTTATGAGTTGCTGGAGCGCCACCGCGAGGCGGCCGCGGAATTCCGTGCCGAGCTGGGGTTGGATGCCACTTCGTTCCCGGCGCGCGTCCATCTCGCCGCCGCCCAATACCGGCTCGGCGACGCCCGTGCTGCCGGTCGCGAATACGAAACCGCGCTCCGACTGGAGCCGGATCACGCCGACGCCCAGTGCGATTATGCCGCCGTGCTCGCCGCCACCGGCGACATCGCGCGCGCAGTCGAACACTACCAGGCGGCAGTGCGCCTCGAGCCAGATCTCGCCGCCGCGCACCACAATCTTGCGGTGCATCTGCAGGCGCTGGGCCGCTCCGCGGAAAGCGCCGCGCACGCGGCGATCGCTCGCCGGCTACAGCCGAATCTGCCGGCTTTGCCGTCGCGTTAAGGTTCGTCCCTCCGGCGGCGCCAAACCCACGGCGCCCCGGGGTTAGCTCGTCCGCGGCTGCGCCTCTGGCTTCGATTCCGTCTCGGACTTTGGCTCCGTCTCCGGCTTCGGCACTGATTCTGGCTCGGGTTTGCCGGCGTCCTGCGGCTTGTTCGCGGCTTCCGGCTGGACAGCCGCATCCGCCGCGGGTTTGGCGTCCGCTTTCGGCTTCGGCGCGCCCACGAGCACGGTCAACTGCTCCTGCACGGCCACGAAAAACTCCGGCGTCAGCTCGCCGATCGGCACCTCAAACATCTGCTTCGTCTTGGCGTGTTCGTAGCGGTTGCGCAGGCCGTCGCTCGACTTGCCGCGCGGCCGCAGCGTCTTCTTGCGCTCCAGCATCAGCGCCAGGAACTGCAGCAGGCGTGTGTTCTCCGGCGTCGGCTCCGTGGTCGGATCCGCCAGGGTCGCAAACAGATTTTCCGCCGTCAGCTTCAGCGCCCGGTCGTTGTTCTCGCCCGCCTTGCGCGGCTTGTACGCCTGCACCCAGCGGCACGCGATAAACCCCTCCGGCGCAAAGTTCGCGGTATGCTGCTCGAGCACATCGTAGCGCACGATGTCCAGGTTCGCCGCGCGCACCAGAAAGCTCGCGACCCGCCCGCCTTCAACAAACGGCTCGCCCGAGACGAAGCACGTTTTCGCCAGCGGCTGCAGATTCATTTCCATAGGCTTTCTTGTTTACTGGGCGAGATGCCGGACGCTAGCTCTTTCCCGCCGCATGAATGGGAGACTCATCGCCATCGGTGACATCCACGGCTGTCACCTCGAATTTGCCGATCTTCTCTCGCGCCTCGCCCTGAGCCGCGGCGACCGCCTCGTGCTGCTTGGCGACCTCATCAACCGCGGCCCCGACAGCCGCAAGGTCATCGATCTCGCCCGCGAGGCCGGCGCGCTCGCACTGATGGGCAATCACGAACTGCGGCTCCTCAAGTATCGTCGCACCGGTGACAAGCGGTACGTGAAGGACACCGACCTCGAGACGTTCAAGCTGCTGCGCCCGGCCGACTGGGAGTTTCTCGCCGGCATGGCGCTGACGTACCACGAGCCCGATCTCAACACCGTGTTCGTCCACGGCGGTTTCCTGCCCGACCAACCATGGGAGAAGCAGCCGGCTGAGGTGGTGACGCGGGTGCAAGTCATTGACCAGGACGGCCGCCCCGCCAAACGCGCCGAGCGACCCGATGCCCCCATGTGGGCCGACCTGTGGAGCGGCCCGCCGTTCGTCATCTACGGCCACACGCCGCGCGAAGAGGTCTACAAACTCAAGTGGTCGCTTGGCCTGGACACCGGCTGCGTCGTCGGCGGCCACCTCACGGCGTACATCCTCCCAGAAAAACGTTTCGTTCAGGTGAAAGCCCGCCAACGGTACTGGCCATGACGACGCCCTCCTCGGACTCCCCGAATTCCGCCGCCGCAACCACCGATGCCGCGCTCGCCGACACGCTGCTCATGTGCGTGGATATGCAGCCGGTTTTCGTTCGCGCCGTGGCCGAGGGAACCAGCATCCAGAAGCGCTGCGCATTCGCCCTCGCCGCCGCCCGCGGTCTCGGCATGCCGATCATATTCACCGAGCAGGTGCCCGACAAACTCGGCGCCACCGATCCCGCCTTGCGCGCGCTTGCGCCCGACGCGCCGGTGTATCCGAAACGCACCTTCTCCGTCCTCGCCGACGCCGCCACCCGCGACGCCATCCTCGCCGACGGCAAGGTCCAGCATCTACTGCTCTGCGGCATCGAGACCTCGGTGTGCGTCTACCAGACCGCGCTCGCCGCCCGCGAACACGGCCTGGAGGTTACGATTCTCAGCGACGCCGTGAGCGCGCGTCGACCCGACGACGCTCGTGCCTGCCTCGAGGCGCTTGCCCGCGCCGGGGTGCACGTACTGCCGTCGGAAACGATCTTCTACGCTGTGCTCCACGACGTGAAGCACCCCTTCTTCAAGGCGTACACCCAGCTGGTGAAGGCGGCCTCCTGAGCCTCTGGCCGGGATTACGGTTGCCGCCGCCGGGGCGCGTAGGCTTGGCTTCGGCCCGAATCATGGCCGACGACGTCTCCCTCCTGCTCGTCCGCGAGTTGAAGGCATTCGATGCCTCCTCGCACGGGCGCCCGTTCTCCAGTCTCCTCGTCCTCAAGCGGCTCGCCGCGAAGACCGCATCCAACGGCAATCCGTTCTGCAGCCTCGAGCTCGGCGACCGCACCGGCTCATTCACGTGCACCGTGTTCGGCGACAGCCCCGTTTTCGAGATACTGCGCAACGCCGGCGAGGGCGCGGTGGTCCGCGTCGAGGGCAAGGTTGAGTTCTACCAGGGCCGCTTCTCACCGCGGCTGGCGAAGGTCGTCGCCCTCGCCGAGACCGAGCTCGGCGCGCCCGGCCTGCTCGAAAATCTGGTCGAGGTCGCGCCCGAGGACCACGAGGGCATGTGGACTGAGATCCAGGCGTTCATCGACGGCATCAAGCACGACGCCCTGCGGATGACCGTGCGCACCGTGTTCGAAGAGGTCGGCGAGGCATTCCGCTGGACGCCCGCCGCCGTCAGCATGCACCACGCGTACCGGCACGGCCTGCTGGAGCACACCACCCACATGGCGCGTGCCTGCCACGCCTTGCTTCCGCTTTATCCGCAGGTCGACCCCGATCTCGCGATGGCCGGCATCCTCCTGCACGACACCGGCAAGACCATCGAGTACGAGGGCACTCTCGCCACTCGCCGCAGCCGCCGCGGCATCCTGCAGGGCCACGTCGTTCTGGGCTACCAACTCGCCCGCAAGGCCGGCATCAAGGCCCACCTCGACCCCGAGCGTCTCGAGCGGCTCGAGCACATCATTCTCTCGCACCAGGGTGAGCCCGAATGGGGCGCGGCCGTCTACGCCGCCACGCCCGAGGCCGTCTTCGTGTCGATGATCGACAACCTCGACGCCAAGATGGGCATGGTCCAGCGCGCCCTCCGCCAGGCCGGCGAAGCCGACGAGTTCTCCGAACGCCTGCCAGGCCTCAGCACCACCCTCCTCACGCGCAAGATCCCGGCCGCAGCTTCCATTCCCCCACCCGCGCCCGCTTCCGAGCCGCCGTCTGCCTAGGCGGTCCCCGCAGTCCTTTTCCCACTCTGCCGCCGCCATTCTTGAGGGGCCAGGGGCCTGTTCTCGTCGTCGCGTGAGGCACTCGGCGCCAAGCGACGGCGATTGAATTCACACGGGCCAAATTGCCGTTCGCGCCAACGCCAGCATACTACGGGTCCACCCGCGCTTGATCCTATCCCCGTGGCCCCACCGATCTCCACCTTCCCGCCGCCTGCGGATCCTCTCACCAACTCGATTCTTCAGGAACTGGAGCAAGCTCGGCTCGAGGGCCTTCGGGTCTGCCACCGCCTCCGCGAGCAAGCAGCGGTCAATCCCTCGGTCGGCGAGGACGCCCGCCAGGTGGAGGCGTTGCTGACGCGCGTGACGCATATCGCGGCACAGGTTCGCGAAGGAGTCTTCCCAGCCGTTCCACCCAAAGACCAGGACCCGCAGTTCCGCCATATTTTCGACGCCGTGCCCGGCATGATTTGTGTGCTTAACGCCAAGGGGGAGGTGGAGCTGCTCAATGCGCGCGTCCTGGAGTATTTCGGCCGCTCCCTCGAGGAGCTGAAGAACTGGGCGCTGCTTGACGCCGTCCACCCGGACGACGTGAGCGGTGTGATCGAGGCGTGGCGGCACTCCGTCGCCACGGGCGAGCCATTCGATCGCGAGCAGCGGCAGCGCCGCGCAGACGGCGTCTACCGCTGGCAGCATTCTCGCGCCGAGCCGGTCCGGGATGAACTCGGGCGGGTTGCCGCCTGGTACATGCTGATCACCGATATCGACGATCTGCGGCAAACCGCCGATGCCCTGCGTCGGTCGGAGCAGTCGGCCCGCAGCCAGAGCAGCGCCTTGCGGCGCATTCTCGACGCGCTCGCGCACGAATCATCGGTGGACCGGATCGTCGAACACATGCTGGCGACGATCACCGAGCAGCTGCATGCCCACAGCTGCAGCGTATGGTCCCGGGATACCGATACCGGACTGCTCCACTTCGCGTTCTCCTCCGGCACGCAGGGCTTCCGGACGCGGGCCGACGTCAGGTGCACCAAGACATTTTCGTCGGAACGCGGCACGGAACTCTGGCCGGGCGTCGATCTCTTCCAGGCCGGCTCGCCTCAGGTGGTCGAAGACATCCGAAACATGCCGGATTTTCCATGGCGCTCCGACCTCCTCGCCCAGGGTATCGTCACGGTGCTGGTGATTCCGATGGTCATCGCGAGCGAGGTGCGAGGGATCCTGGGCATCCGATTCGACCAGAAGCGGTCGCTCCGGCCCGAGGAAATCCAGCTCGCCCAACTCCTTGCCAATCAGGCGATGCTCGCCATGCAGCTCAGCCGGATTTCCGCCGAGAATCGGCAGACTGCAGTCCTGGCGGAGCGGAATCGGATGGCCCGTGACATGCATGACACGCTCGCGCAGGGATTCACCGGCATCATCGTGCAACTGGAGGCGGCCGCCGATGCCACTTCGCGCGGGTTGTCTGCCGCGGCCGCCGACCATGTCGCCCGCGCCGGCGGTCTTGCTCGCGATAGTCTCAAGGACGCCCGGCGGTCCGTGCAGGCCCTGCGCCCCCAGGCGCTCGAGCAGCAGGATTTCAGCGCGGCCCTGCGCGAAATGGTCCAAAAGCTGACTGCGCGCACCACCCTGCAGCCGCGGATCGAGGTCTCCGGTACTCCGCGGACGCTGGCCGTCACGCACGAAGACAATCTACTCCGAATCAGCCAGGAGGTCCTCACCAACGCTCTTCGCCATGCGCAAGCGACCGATTTCTCCGTCCGCCTGGCATTCACCGACCAGGAGCTGTCTCTTGAGCTACGCGACAATGGCCGCGGTTTCGATCTGGCCCAGCGCAGCGAGGGCCTTGGGCTGCTCGGCATCAGGGAGCGAACGGAGCAAATCGGCGGGACGTTGACCATCACGACCGCTGTCGGCCAAGGCACCATCACGCGAATCGTTCTGCCGCTCGCGCCGTCGCTCGCTCGAGCCACCCCATGAATCGCCCCGCTGCCATGCATCCGGTCGCCACGTCCACCGCGCCATCGATCCGCGTCCTCGTGGCCGACGATCACGTCACCGTCCGGGAGGGGCTGGTCGCGATTATCGGACGCCAGCCCGACATGACGGTGGTCGCCGAGGCTGCGAATGGCCGCGAAGCCGTGACGCTGTGGGCGCGGCACCGCCCCGATCTCACCTTGCTCGACCTCCAGATGCCCCTCCTCGATGGGGTGCGCGCACTCGAGGAAATCCGCCAGCTGGATGCCAACGCCCGAGCGGTCATGCTCACCACGTTCGACACCGACGCTGACATTGCCCGCGCGATCAAAGCCGGGGCCCGCGGTTACCTGCTGAAAGACGCGCCGCGCGAAGAACTGCTCGCCGGAATTCGAAAGGTGCACGCGGGGGAGACGTCAATTGGACCGGCTATCGTCGCGAAGCTCGTCGCGGGCATCAGCCATGAGGCGCTCACCCGACGCGAACAGGAGGTCCTCGCCCTGCTTGCCCGCGGCAAGAGCAACAAGGAGATTGGGACGGACCTCTTCATCAGCGAAACCACGGTGAAGTCGCACCTCCGCGGCATCTTCACCAAGCTGAACGTCCTGAGTCGCACCGAAGCCATCGCCGCCGCCAGCCGGCGGGGCCTCGTGCAAATCTGAATGCGCATCGCTCTCGGGATCCGCGTCGCCGCCACCAGCGGCACCACTGGCCGATAACCCCGGAGCGCCGCGTTCTCCTGCGAAAGGAGGACCCGGGATTCCCTCTTTGGGACCGCCGAGAATTCCTCCGCACGGCCAATGGTGCCGGTTCGGGACCGTCGGTATAGTCGCCGTCCTTCCCCGTCGCGACGCCACTCTCACCCTATGGACGCCATCGAATCCGTTCCCACTACCCCAGAGACCTACGATCTGCTCGTCCTGGGCAGCGGCGAAGCAGGCAAATATCTCGCCTGGACGATGGCCAGAAAGGGACTCAAGACCGCCGTCGTGGAACGCCGCTACATCGGCGGTTCCTGCCCCAACATCGCGTGCCTCCCGACCAAGAATCTGATCCACAGCGCGAAGATCGCCTCGCTGTTCACGCGTCGGCACGAGTTCGGCCTCTCGACCGACCACGCAAAAATCAACATGCCCGCAGTGCGGGAGCGGATCCGGCGCATGGTGTTGGAACTCGTCGAGCTCCACCGCGCCAATTTCGAGGCCAGCGGTACGGAGCTCATCATGGGCACCGGCCGCTTCGTCGGCGAACGGACGCTCGCCGTCGCCTTGTCGGGCGGTGGCGAACGAAGGTTACAGGCCAGCAACGTCGTCATCAGCACCGGCAGTCGCGCCACGATCGCTGCCATTCCCGGGCTTCCGGAGGCTCAGCCATTGACGCACATCGAGGCGCTCGAACTCGATGTCGTGCCGCCGCATCTCGTGATCCTCGGCGGCGGTTATGCGGGACTCGAGTTTGCCCAAGCCATGCGGCGCCTCGGCAGCAAGGTCACGGTCGTCGAGCGGAATGACCGCCTCGCCCACCGGGAGGATGGCGACGTCTCCGATGCGTTCCATGCGCTCTTCCGTGATGACGGGATCGAGGTGCTCACGGGCGCGACGGTCGTTCGCGTCGAGGGAATATCCGGACGAGGTGTGACCCTCCACATCGTCCGGGCGGACGCGGAGATGAGAGTAACCGGCTCCCATCTTTTGGTTGCCGCGGGCCGGACGCCCAACACCAGCGACCTCGGTCTGGCCCGCGCCGGCGTCGAAATCACCCCACACGGTTTTGTGAAGGTCAACGAGCGGCTCGAGACGACCGCGTCGGGCGTGTGGGCCGTCGGAGACTGCGCCGGCAGCCCCCATTTCACCCATGTGGCTTTCGACGATTTCCGGGTCGTGCGCGACAACCTCTCGGGCGGCGCTCGGGTGACGACCGCGCGGCTGGTGCCATCCTGCGTGTTCACGGATCCTCAGTTCGCGCGCATTGGCCTCAACGAAACCGAGGCCCACGCCCGCGGCATCGCTTATCGCGTGGCCAAACTGCCCATGGCGGCGGTCCTTCGTACCCGCACCCTGTCCGCATCGCGGGGCTTTCTCAAAGCCCTACTCGAGCCGGTAACGGATCGCATCCTGGGCTTTGCCGCGTTCGGTGTGGACGCAGGTGAAATGCTGGCCGCCGTGCAGGTGGCCATGATGGCGGACCTTCCATTCACCCGGCTGCGGGACTCCATCTTCGCCCATCCCACGCTCAGCGAAGGCCTCGTCATGTTGTTCGCCGCGGTGCCCGCCGCGACAGAGCCCGCGCCGAGAAAGGACGGTACCGCGTCCTCGGCGGCGCGGTAAACGGCGACGTGAGCGGAGGGTCGTTACCGAAATCCGGCCTCCGGAATTTTCCCCGCGACCCGACGCATCGTCACAACCGGCCGACCTTCATTCCCAATATGCACCAATCCAAAGTCTGGCTCGTAACAGGAAGCGCCAGCGGCCTCGGCCGCTTTATCGCGGAGGCTGTCCTCCAGTCCGGTGATCGCCTGGTGGCGACCGCACGTGAGCCGCTTCGTTTACACGACCTCGCCGAACAGTACGGCCCCCAGATTCGCGTTGCGCCACTCGACGTGGTCGATGGTGCGGCGGCGAACGCCGCCGTGCAGTTGGCCCGTTCGGCCTTTGGCCGGCTTGACGTCGTTGTGAATAACGCGGGCTACGGCGATACCTCGCCGTTTGAACAGATGAGCGCGCCGCGATTTGCGGCCGTGATCGACACCAACCTCTTCGGGGTCGTCAACGTGACGCGCGCCGCATTGCCGATCATGCGACAGCAACGGAGCGGCTGCATCCTGCAGATTTCATCGGTCGGAGGCCGGCTCAGCAGCCCAGGCAACGCCGCCTACCATGCCGCCAAATGGGCCGTGGGCGGATTCACCGAGGCTCTCGCCCAGGAGGTGGCGCCCTTCGGTGTCCGCGTGTGTGCGCTCGAACCTGGCGGCATGCGCACCAGCTGGGGTCTCCGCGCCAACCGCGAAATTCCTTCCCTGTTGCCGGAGTACGAGCCCTCGGTCGGTGCTTTCATCAAGGCCGTCGCACCCGTCTGGGGTAACGAAAACAGCGATCCCGCCAAAGTCGCCCAGGTCATTTTGCGCCTGGCGGACATGGACCGTCTTCCCGCGCACCTCTTGCTCGGCAGCGACGCTGTTCAATTTGCTGCCCAAGCCGAGGCCAGCCGTTCGGCGGACGCCAGCCGCTGGCGCGAACTAAGTGTATCCACCGACGCTGCGGGGGCACCTGCCCTGCCAAACGTCCGATTCTGAACCCGCGACGCGCACGTCGCCTGCCTGACCACGCGTCCGCCCGGCGCCCGTCTCCCCCACGCCTTTACCTCGCCCACACCTGCCATGAAGATCGTCAGCTTCCGCCAGTCGCTTCCCATCACCGATCCCAATAGCTTCCTCGACCTTGCCGGGGACCCGCCTCGGCCGGGCCCTCGTGACCTGCTGGTTGAGGTGCACGCCATTTCCGTCAATCCCGTCGATGCCAAGATCCGGGCAGGCGGCGGCCCAGGACGTCCCGACGGGGAGCTGCAAATTCTCGGTTGGGACGCCGCGGGCGTGGTGAAGGCAGTTGGGGCGGAGGTGACGCTCTTCCGGCCGGGGGACGAAGTGTATTACGCCGGCTCGCTCGATCGCCCGGGTTCCTACGCGGAGTTACAATGCGTTGATGAACGGATCGTCGGGCGTCGACCCAGGAGCTTGGATTTCGCGGCGGCCGCCGCCCTTCCCCTCACGACGATCACCGCGTGGGAGTTGTTGTTTGACCGGCTCCGGATCCTCCCCGCCACCCCGGGCGCGTTACTGATTGTGGGCGGTGCGGGCGGCGTGGGCTCGATGGCGATCCAACTCGCCCGGCAACTCACCGGGTTGACGGTGATCGCCACGGCGTCCCGCCCGGAAACACGGCTTTGGTGCGAGCATATGGGCGCGCACCACGTCATTGACCATGGCCAGCCTCTAGCCGCACAGGTCCGCCGCGTGGCTCCAGACGGGGTGAACTACACCCTCGCGCTCACTCGGACCGAAGATCACTTCGAGCAGATCATCGCCGCGATGGCGCCGCAGGGAGCGATCGGCGTCATTGAAAACCCCTCTCGTCCCCTGGAGCTGACCTGGCTCAAACCCAAGAGCCTCGCGCTGCACTGGGAATTCATGTTCACACGGTCCCGGTATCAAACGCCGGACATGGCCGAGCAGGGCCGGCTCTTGAACGAGGTGGCGGCGTTGGTCGATGCGGGGCGGATCCAGACCACGATGCAGGCTAACTTCGGGCCCATCACCGCCGCCAATCTCCGCCAAGCGCATGCTCTCGTCGAGACAGGCCGAACCATCGGAAAAATCGTGCTCGCCGGCTTCCCTCACGCCACGCCGCCGGAGACGTAAGTGCGTCCCCGAAAGCCCAACCGGCGTCCAGTTCGTCAATACCGAGAACCGCCGCATCCTCGATGGGGCGAGGAAGGCGACGCTTTTCGTCTCGCCCACCGTCACCCTCTGCCCGCTATTTTCGGCGCATGTCTGACGCGAAGCTGACGCCGATGATGCAGCAGTACTTTGAGGTGCGCCGGGGACTCTCCCGGGACACGCTCCTGCTGTTTCGCCTGGGCGATTTCTTCGAGATGTTCTTCGAGGATGCGGTCACCGCCTCGAAGCTGCTGGGGCTCACCCTCACCAAGCGCCAGGACCACCCGATGGCGGGCATCCCGGCGCAGGCGCTCGATACCTACGTCACGAAGCTCCTCGCCGCCGGCAAGAAGGTCGCGGTCTGCGACCAGGCGGAGCCCGCCAAGGCCGGCAAACTCGTCCGCCGCCAGCTCACACGCATCCTTTCGCCCGGTACGACTCTCGCCGCCAACCAGCTGGATGCGGTGCGCAACCATTACCTGGCGGCCCTCGCGGTGGACAAACACGGGCTGCACGCCGCCTGGCTCGATCTCTCCACCGGCGAGTTCAAGGTCGCGACCGATGAGCGCGTCGCGAATCTCCTGCCCGTCCTCACCGCCCTCGACCCCGCCGAGATCCTGATCACCGAGGGCGAGCGCGAGCGTTGGGCCGCCGCCCCGCACGAGCAGACCGAGCTCCACGCCCTCCACGCGTTTTGCAACAACCGGCTCGCATCCGAACTGCCCGGCTACCATTTCGACGCCACCACGGGCGCCAAGACGGTGATGGACACGCTCGGGGTCCTCAACCTCGAGGGCTTCGGCCTCGCGCACACGCACGCCGCCCTCGGCGCCGCCGGCGCGCTCGTGTACTACGCCACGGAAAATCTCTGCGCGAAGCCCGAGAACCTTCGTGGGCTCCAGGAATACCGCAGCACGCGCACCCTCCTCCTCGATCCGGCCACGCTGCGCAATCTCGAGATCTTCAACTCCGTCCGTGGCGGTCGCGATGGCTCGCTGCTCAACGCGATCAACCGCACAGCCACCCCCGCCGGCGCGCGGCTGCTCGAGCGCTGGCTCGCCGCCCCCGTCCTCGACCTCGCCGAAACCAATCGCCGCCAGCAAATCGTGGGCGAGCTTCGGGCGGA
Proteins encoded in this region:
- a CDS encoding tetratricopeptide repeat protein, giving the protein MSGSSVTPASRAPSRSRLLWPLLGGLGFVLVLAVVYQAVWSAGFIWDDESHLTENPCIIGPLGLREVWTSASANYFPLVLTHLWVQHAIWGLQPLPYHLASLLLHALSAFLLARVLLRLRVPGAWLGAALWAFHPIAVESVAWISELKNTQSAVFYLLAALAYLRWLDATEPGARRRAYALTVLSFAAALLSKPSTVMLPAALLLCAYARDRRTSWRNVAWLLPLFALAALASGWTVWEQKYHSFAAGPEWALTPLQRAAIAGKAVWFYLGKLAWPEPLMFVYPRWQPAADPLALLPLLGAIALPLALAALRHPVARAAIWAYGYFVLLLFPVLGFFDVYYFRYSFVADHFQYLASMGPLALAGAGIVTVGRHVAGFGRAAVVVATALVLIMLATLTWRHAWTFSTPTTLWRATQERNPNCWIAESILGNDARDAGRLDDALQMHRHALALDPYAHEAYYNLGLTLVKLGRTEEAIAQYQRALAIKPNFHEAEHNLGVALATAGRPAEAIPHYRQALRFKPLAESHYMLALSLTLTGAGDEAIAHYQQALQLRPNYRSVHYALGRTYELLERHREAAAEFRAELGLDATSFPARVHLAAAQYRLGDARAAGREYETALRLEPDHADAQCDYAAVLAATGDIARAVEHYQAAVRLEPDLAAAHHNLAVHLQALGRSAESAAHAAIARRLQPNLPALPSR
- a CDS encoding metallophosphoesterase, producing the protein MNGRLIAIGDIHGCHLEFADLLSRLALSRGDRLVLLGDLINRGPDSRKVIDLAREAGALALMGNHELRLLKYRRTGDKRYVKDTDLETFKLLRPADWEFLAGMALTYHEPDLNTVFVHGGFLPDQPWEKQPAEVVTRVQVIDQDGRPAKRAERPDAPMWADLWSGPPFVIYGHTPREEVYKLKWSLGLDTGCVVGGHLTAYILPEKRFVQVKARQRYWP
- a CDS encoding isochorismatase family protein, with amino-acid sequence MTTPSSDSPNSAAATTDAALADTLLMCVDMQPVFVRAVAEGTSIQKRCAFALAAARGLGMPIIFTEQVPDKLGATDPALRALAPDAPVYPKRTFSVLADAATRDAILADGKVQHLLLCGIETSVCVYQTALAAREHGLEVTILSDAVSARRPDDARACLEALARAGVHVLPSETIFYAVLHDVKHPFFKAYTQLVKAAS
- a CDS encoding HD domain-containing protein, with product MADDVSLLLVRELKAFDASSHGRPFSSLLVLKRLAAKTASNGNPFCSLELGDRTGSFTCTVFGDSPVFEILRNAGEGAVVRVEGKVEFYQGRFSPRLAKVVALAETELGAPGLLENLVEVAPEDHEGMWTEIQAFIDGIKHDALRMTVRTVFEEVGEAFRWTPAAVSMHHAYRHGLLEHTTHMARACHALLPLYPQVDPDLAMAGILLHDTGKTIEYEGTLATRRSRRGILQGHVVLGYQLARKAGIKAHLDPERLERLEHIILSHQGEPEWGAAVYAATPEAVFVSMIDNLDAKMGMVQRALRQAGEADEFSERLPGLSTTLLTRKIPAAASIPPPAPASEPPSA
- a CDS encoding PAS domain-containing protein — its product is MEALLTRVTHIAAQVREGVFPAVPPKDQDPQFRHIFDAVPGMICVLNAKGEVELLNARVLEYFGRSLEELKNWALLDAVHPDDVSGVIEAWRHSVATGEPFDREQRQRRADGVYRWQHSRAEPVRDELGRVAAWYMLITDIDDLRQTADALRRSEQSARSQSSALRRILDALAHESSVDRIVEHMLATITEQLHAHSCSVWSRDTDTGLLHFAFSSGTQGFRTRADVRCTKTFSSERGTELWPGVDLFQAGSPQVVEDIRNMPDFPWRSDLLAQGIVTVLVIPMVIASEVRGILGIRFDQKRSLRPEEIQLAQLLANQAMLAMQLSRISAENRQTAVLAERNRMARDMHDTLAQGFTGIIVQLEAAADATSRGLSAAAADHVARAGGLARDSLKDARRSVQALRPQALEQQDFSAALREMVQKLTARTTLQPRIEVSGTPRTLAVTHEDNLLRISQEVLTNALRHAQATDFSVRLAFTDQELSLELRDNGRGFDLAQRSEGLGLLGIRERTEQIGGTLTITTAVGQGTITRIVLPLAPSLARATP
- a CDS encoding response regulator transcription factor, yielding MNRPAAMHPVATSTAPSIRVLVADDHVTVREGLVAIIGRQPDMTVVAEAANGREAVTLWARHRPDLTLLDLQMPLLDGVRALEEIRQLDANARAVMLTTFDTDADIARAIKAGARGYLLKDAPREELLAGIRKVHAGETSIGPAIVAKLVAGISHEALTRREQEVLALLARGKSNKEIGTDLFISETTVKSHLRGIFTKLNVLSRTEAIAAASRRGLVQI